GAATTGACCCCGGTTCGCAGAGGTTCTCCCCCTGACACCCCCGAAGCTGCAAAGGCTGCTAACGCAACTGGTGGTGTAATATCGGCTATAATTCCGAAATAGAAAACAAACATATGAGCGGAGAGCACCGGTATGTCTAGTGCGATCAACGCAGGCGCTGCAATCGTCGCCGTAATAACATAGTTCGCTGTTGTTGGTGACCCCATTCCTAAGATCAGGGATGCAATCATCGTGAACAATAGCGTCAAGAATAATATGTCATTAGACAAGGCGATGAGACCGCCAGCCATCTTAAGCCCTAATCCAGTAATCGTTACAACCCCGACGATCATACCTGCAGCTGCTGTCGCAGTCGCAACACCGATTGCTGTACGAGCACCATTGATTAACGCATCTGCATAATCTTTCGGCTTCATTCTTGTTTCTTTATTAATAGAACCAACGACAATTGCTGAAACGATCGACCATAGTGCCGCCTTCGTTACACTCATTCCTGACATTAACAGGATTACGACGACAAAGATTGGTGCAAGGAGGTAGATCTTCTTAAGTACCTCTAATCGATTTGGCATTTCACTTTCTTTAAGTCCACGTAAACCAATCTTCTTCGCTTGGAAATGGGTCATAATCCAGATTCCTGTAAAATACAGTAACGCTGGAATGGTGGCAGCCTTAGCAATTTCCCAGTATGTGATGCCACCACCGATGAACTCTACCATCAAGAAAGCAGCTGCACCCATAATCGGAGGCATTAATTGTCCACCCGTAGAAGCTGCTGCTTCAACTGCACCTGCAAATTCCCTACGGTATCCGAGACGTTTCATCATCGGAATTGTGAAGGAACCTGATGTTACAACGTTTGCAACAGAACTCCCTGAAATGGTTCCTTGCAAAGCACTTGAGAAGATCGCAACTTTCGCTGGTCCTCCAGTCCGTTTACCTGCAATTGCTACAGCTAAATCATTAAAGTATTGACCAACACCCGTTTTAATTAAGAAGGCTCCGAATAATAAGAATAAGAAAATAA
This Pseudalkalibacillus berkeleyi DNA region includes the following protein-coding sequences:
- a CDS encoding TRAP transporter permease, which produces MDEKGLKKDQQLSDEELDQLMSKFDPEAGYRKLTGIIGWIVTIGLLCFSLYQLYTSTIDRFSPQIHRSIHLGFALSLAFLLFPASKKAKMKGRKGRFQITWVDGLLASLSVVVGLYWPLNIDQLVMRVARLELTDLIVGALAIVLVLEATRRVVGLPITIIAAVFLSYAYLGPIMPGFLAHKGIGIDRIIRTMFFTTEGILGTPLKVSSTFIFLFLLFGAFLIKTGVGQYFNDLAVAIAGKRTGGPAKVAIFSSALQGTISGSSVANVVTSGSFTIPMMKRLGYRREFAGAVEAAASTGGQLMPPIMGAAAFLMVEFIGGGITYWEIAKAATIPALLYFTGIWIMTHFQAKKIGLRGLKESEMPNRLEVLKKIYLLAPIFVVVILLMSGMSVTKAALWSIVSAIVVGSINKETRMKPKDYADALINGARTAIGVATATAAAGMIVGVVTITGLGLKMAGGLIALSNDILFLTLLFTMIASLILGMGSPTTANYVITATIAAPALIALDIPVLSAHMFVFYFGIIADITPPVALAAFAASGVSGGEPLRTGVNSAKLAIAAFIIPYIFVYSPELMMIDTTWTEILWIVFTSLTGMIAIGAAMIGYWLRKTHWTERIVALGAGIMLIYPEGSTDFIGLGVFIALFALQYFIKGKETEPQSAGA